A region of the Candidatus Obscuribacterales bacterium genome:
CCTCAACAGCGGTGAGCCAACCGTGGAGGCTGGATGGCTGGATTACAGGGGCAAGGTTGAGTGGCCTATTGAAACCATATCGCCAACCCACTGGATGCCCCTTCCAGCAGCCCCAACCCCGCCAAAGCCAGAAGACAAAGGAATTGACCCCATGTATCACGATGGTGATGCAGGAGGGTTTAA
Encoded here:
- a CDS encoding DUF551 domain-containing protein, producing LNSGEPTVEAGWLDYRGKVEWPIETISPTHWMPLPAAPTPPKPEDKGIDPMYHDGDAGGFNY